The following DNA comes from Nothobranchius furzeri strain GRZ-AD chromosome 19, NfurGRZ-RIMD1, whole genome shotgun sequence.
AGGGAGTCTTGTTTTAAGATGCAGTTGAAGAATTATTCCCATAgctaacttatatatatatattatttatttatttttccctttAGGTTCATTTTTTTGTATGCTGACCTCTTAAGAGCTGAGTGGCGGGTTTTCCAAAACTGGATCGAAGCAGGAACTCTGGAAAACATCCATCATCTGGTTGCCATGGTGCACCTGCACTGGCCAGGGTTTGAGGTGGGAGGGGCTGATGAGGAAGTTCTCTGCTGCTGGTTCAGTGTCCTTCAGCGGATTGAAGCTTCAGGCCTCTACCTGCTTCACAGCTCTTCTGGGAAGGGTCATAGTGTCCTGAAACAGACAGAAGCAATCGCTCACAGCTCCTACACACTCAGCTGGGTCAACACCCGGCGCTGACATGGAGAGCTGTGGTGCTGGAGATGGTGCTGCACTGAAACTGGATGAGTTTGGTGGAAAGACACTAGTTTTCAGACTCACTGCTCCGCGCGATAGCTCCCTCTAGTGGACATTATAAGTGTTGCATTTTGTATTTTAGgtgttatttttttctgtaaACGTGATTTAAAACAGAGATTATAAAGAAAGAATAAATATTGTTTGTTAAATATGTGTTGAgagtaaattaataaaataaaaaaaatctagacATTTTACTTTTTCCAACatgttacttgtaaaaaatcaaaTGTGCTTTTGCTTTATCTTAATCAGTGATACTATTCACAAATCGGATTCATTtcgataaaataaaacattttcagtCTGTTGtatgaaataaaaaacaaatcaGAAAATACTTTGATGTATTTGTGCACATTAAAATAACCCTTCATGACTTTGTGCAATAGATATTTAAAGTACAAAGCAAAGTATTTTGAGTTGTGTGCCAATGCAAATGCACATACAAACGTTTTCATTCTCCTTTCTCTATCCTGGACAACAAATATGAAACTATTTTAAttgaaatttacaaaaatacaacaaGAAACGCCAGAAAGTTCTTCTTAATAGATGTTTACCtacaaaaacacttttaaaaacattttaaaccaaATACATGTTGCTGTGAAGACTCTTGATCTTTAATTTAAGGTGATGTTCTGTAATATTGCATTGTTCAATAAGGAAATTGCCTTCTGCATCACTACTGTGAATGACTCAGCCTTCCACCGCTCTCATGTTGTAATTTGATGTGGGTTGCACTAACAACAAACCTGTCTGACATGATCCTGTAGGTATTTTCTGCATTATTTCTCTTCAGGTTGGGTAATGCAGCAGTTAGATTTCTCAATTCATTTTTACACTTTAGAAATACATCCATTACTTGCAATGACAGTTTAAATTCAACACAAAGGTTTACAACTAGAATGTTGATGCAATATGTGTGTTGTCTAAGTGTTAAAAGTAcacacaagaaaacaaagcacCGTCTCATCATTAAGCACCCATAATCCTGTTGCCTAGCTGCAATGTTGCAAAGTTGAGCCTCGCGTTTTAACTTCCCTCACGCATGATTTATTATTTTCTGTTGCTTTACTTTCTTTCAGTGTGAATGGGCCGAGCCTGCTGCGCAGGATGCTTTCAACAACGCATCTCTCTCGTGTTCCTTTTAACTTTTAATGTGTTGTTCTCATTCATAGAGCACCGAGATGCCGGTCATTCCTGGGACGCGTTCCAACTCGCGGGAGCGCATGTCGGAATGCAGCCTCCGCCCCCCCTTACTAAGATTGCGGACAGATGTTTGCTCCTAGGGTGGAGCTGCGCTTTTTACGTTGACGTTTCAACATCCTGTCAGCTAAATCCTCCGACAGCCGCGTTAGCCAATCAGCTTCGAGCAACTCCACCCCTCGACCAATCAGAAGTTTGCATTTTCGGGAGCTCACGCGCTGTTTAGCTCGAGCGCTTTACTGTGCCGCTCTGGATTTTTTTAGACAATCATAACAGCAGTCAGAAAACGGGCGCTGTAGAGAGACTCTGCGGCTTCAGTTTTTTACGGTAAGTAAATAATAATCAGTTAGTGTTGTTTTTGTCAAGTTGGCGCGTAAATACGAGCCTGTTTAGCTGCTTTTTCGGTGTAGCGGACGCCCACAAGTTACTTCCTGCTCTGACGAGGCCGTGATCCCAAAGTAAACTAGCTTGTTTTAGCTAGCTAGTTTTAGCTAATGTTGTGGACATTAAAGAAAATCAACGATTTTATCGCGTTTTGATTTGTTAAGCCCGAACTTTTAATTTAGAGAACCTGATTATGTCTAAAGTAGATAAAACTAATTTATCTTAGTTTGTCCTAGAGGCAGGGAGTGAGTCACTGTCGGAACAACATGAGCTTCCCAAAACTAGCAAGTTGTTCTCCAAAAAGTGTGTAAACCTGCGCCATTTGGACACAGTCTGGCTGAAAACTAAGAGAGGAAAGTGAGGACACTTTTGACTGACACGCATAATTAAGTAGGTGACATTTATGCCATGATTCATCGCTTTCTGATGCTTCACAGTTCACATGAAACGCTTGTAATTAGGGAACCTAAATGGGTTTCAGGAAGCCCAACAAACCAGAAACTGCAGATCTCTGAGGGCCTAATGGGAGTTGCTTGTTTCATAAATGAGCTACTGCTTAGTTCTAGAGAAATAATCAGTTATATTTATCATGCTGCAAGCACTGATGTGGGGAAGCTATGAGCTGAAATAAACTCTGGTCTATTTTTACTGCTGAGATGAGCAAAGTTTTAGTTTTGCTTCTGCTTTGTTGTCTGGTTCAGTTTTATTTTTACATGTCTGTGTTTGCCATGAGCCTGACTTTAAAGTGTGTAGTTTTATTGCTGGTATAAATTCTTACCAGAACGGAACTTATGTTGCAGTAACATTTACGATATGGTGCAATGATTTTGAGATGACGTTTATTGAAAATAACCCTTCAAAAAAACTTTATTCATCTTGAATATTGTGGTAAATCCATGTTTTCCGTGCACCTTTCCTCATGTGCGATCAGCATGCTAATGTATGTCACAAACTAAGAGTTATTGCAGTCGAAGCAGTTATTcgttaactttttttttactaataCTGCAATAATGCTACCATTTCAATGTATTTTGCAGCCCCTTCAGTGTTCTTAGATATACAACAAATCTCTGATTTTACTGTAGTACGTTAGAAAAAATTGGCCTTTAAATAAATTTCTGAACGTACTAATGGAACAAAAACTTTTCATTAATATATATGTTGTTTGTGTTTGGCATGTACATTTGTCTGTAGCAACCCAGAAATGAGGATGAGGAAGTGAAATAGTTCTTTTGAGCTCATATTTAGTGTCTGTTTATGTCTTTGTGTGTCCTCATTGGTGTAAGTTGCTGGAAAATCTAGATAACTAACCTTAAAAGTGCTTGAATTAAATTTTTTCAAGGCTGCCGCCTCCTGTCTTTTGAGGTTTAGATGCCTTTCATGTCTTTAAAAAAATGCACAGCTTACTGTAAAGTGACTGAACATTAAGCCAAAGAAAACTTAAAGGTGTAGTATGTAAAATATATAGTGAGaaattacagtgagaaaatcccaaaagatcccaaaaagctccagagttgtttaaagtggtagcATGAAACAAATTTGAACACAGTATATCATTTTTAGTTAatttttacataatgcaccttttaaAGAAAAGAGGAatgactaaatatttatttgcagGTATTTAATCACCTTATCCATTTGGCTTGAATAACTCTTCCATCCCTCTTTGTCAGGGTTGGGTCTGCTGCCCGCCACAGCCCATCATGCCTTTGGTGACGAGGAATATTGAGCCGCGGCATGTGTGTCGCCAAACCCTCCCCTCCACCATCCGCAGTGAGCTGGAGTGTGTGACCAACATCAGCCTGGCCAACATCATCCGTCAGCTCGGCAGTCTCAGTGAGTGATGTGCAGTAAAACATGGCGGCTGAGCTAatacaggggtggacattaacttcaaaaccaaccggccagccgggccggtaactctgaatatttaccggccccgctggtcagctgccaaaacgagtcaaaataacaactgaactgttttaaatgtaataaacctttattttgtacacattcacaaacataataacgtattcaagtttgaatttgtttgttccctcaacaaaacacgattttgtcgtcgcatacttccggcatacaacgcagtacatcaccaactccgctttgctgtactcgagccattggctgtgttcgagatgagccagttctgcgcagattagaccagcggcgatcggcgagcagtgcatgccggttagatttgtgtccgacttgacgccgacttgctctgacgtcatgcacacgtaggcaacgataacctcgtgagatcaaggcgaccgcagattttggagcaaggcgctgcagttgctctccctcggctgcaaaacctagaggatgacgggaaacgcctggctctcacccgatctaagatctgattggttcatattttgatccaaacatccggtggtagaacatgaaatgttagttggtcacatgtattctgtagggctgggggtaaacgattatttttaaaacgattattctgacgattattttatcgaatagtcgactattctaatgactatttagaaaattaatctaatgattatttttctattgcacaattaacaaaaaccagaaaatctcaaataaattcctcaaaaaaattgataaattcttactgtaagagaataaacactacaggccttccattttgtataacactgcgtttattgtgttggttggttatgttctggtgacgtgtagaacttgggagagcaggctgctgtctgagaggtggtagaagatggagtgtctccatgctgctttgttttggtcacttatgtgcgtgaggcgagtggtcttacgggttaaaccaaactcaggtgatattttacactaaaccgaaaacccacaacactctaaatgtaataaaagggagatctacaccacaaaaaagatgaactctaaaccaaaacgtaacagcttatcccaacgcaagaagctgttagcgaagatgctaacagtagctttaccaacgttaagttcaagttaccaagtttaaataaaccaaaaacacccagcagcaaacagaccagcacggaggagagactgctaccaccaaaacagctctcctcatgtctgaaagaagctccttaatgaagggagaagcgctcccggtgattttctacatctgcggtagacacgaagcagcacatctgaccccggaagttgttgtccgttgccgggagacgaaggcgggcaaaacaggaaaataatctagtagtggacggacgttgttccgggtctttggtatttggcggagatgttagtgaaggcggagaagagggcgaactagaggaaaaacaggcagattcctcctctatttacaaactcctgcggatgcaacaagtgggcgcggtgcgtccactaccagatctgacgtcgacaaatttttagaatcgagccgtcgacgtcgtcgaggcttcgctacagccctagtattctgtaaatcatgttatgttgatgatgacaactatataggccatgaagagaaatgttttttgtgttcttttgtcacgtttcctatgagcacactgaagctacagctgataacctttactcattattacagtcaggtctccaaatacaatatatgatatccacaagcacgtgaggatgtgtttcagctgctaacaggcaccagaattaaaatagaaaattgaacaagtgtgaacgctaacgccatatcttcagccatcgtcgcccccgagctacacatgtagggaaatctgtccgacttaaacgccggctttcagccactccccctgctgcttacgtctgctctcgtctgttttccaggcgaggcgctgctcagctCGAAcatggccattctctgcgcctcccgtcttctttaaaccgccaagaatcattccacctacgcacacgcttctctgcttcataccgtttccaactgtctcgcttctcctcaccagttttaaagcgttttgccggagatttcatcaagaaatcccatccctgtggcggcGCCATCTTcctgtgtgcttgtgtgtttctagcgtggtggttccacttcgtctttaatagtgaacttatagttcacgtgactagaaCTAGAttcgtgcagtacgtggctagaggcgcgccggttcacgcgcgcgaaacgaaaacggcggcttcctacagggcgcggccatgatgtaggtgaaagctggtgtgtaaatgacaaacaaggcttgggcgccatccgggcggtaagtcgtcaagtatttaccgcccgacgagaaaatttagcgccattgtcgctcgggcgctttaaaggtccacccctgtaaTAGTATGTtgctaaggtgtgtgtgtgtgtgttttgtaggTAAATATGCCGAGGATGTGTTTGGGGAGCTGTTTGTCCAGGCTGGAGCGTTTGCCACCAGAGTCCACACGCTGGGAGAACGAGTTGATCGTCTGCAGGTTAAAGTCACCCAGCTGGACCCCAAAGAAGAAGAAGGTAAGCGCTCCTGATTTTATTGTTGAAACTGGCTTCTGGTGTACTCCTGAAATTACTGAAGCCTTCTGAAAGCTTCAGCTCCTCTCTTATTGAGCGTGATAAATATTTAAAAGCCTTCTCTGTCCCCCATGTCTTTGCCTCAGTTTCTCTGCAGGCCATCACCTCTCGTAAAGCCTTCCACAGCAGCCTGACCCAGGACCAGGAGCTTTTCACCAGACCATCTCTGCCTGTGCCTATACAGGACACCTACTCGACCTGTAATCCACCTCCACCACTCAACCAACTCAGCGCATACCGGTAGGATGGGTCACAGCAGCAGAACACGCAGGGAATAAGTTCTGTTTACTTTTGTTCATGCATGAGACCCAAAAAGTTCAATATATCAACACTTAAGATGGATGACAATCTCAGCGCACGCTTTACCTTTAGTAACGCGTCAGGGTGTGACTGCTACTAAATCCTGATGTCGGTAATCACCTGTTTGCAGAGAGGATGGGAAGGAAGCCCTTAAGTTTTACACCGATCCCTCCTACTTCTTTGACCTGtggaaggagaagatgctgcagGACACCAAAGACATCATTAAGCGCAAGCACAAGGTGAGACGCATTCACACTTAAAAGCTGGAGTCACGCAGTCAGATGGTGTTGGTTACATCAGAGTTCAAGCGGAGCTCCTCCTTTCTGAGCAGGTGAAGAAGAAAGACAACGTGAACCAACGGGCGCACGGTCCCAAAAAGATCAGAACCAGAAAGGATGAGTGGGAGCGCAAGAAGATGGGAGCGGAGTTTGTCGAGGCGAAGTCGGAACTGTGAGTGAAGTCTTTGTCACGCACAAGAACTGAAAAAGTCAGAAAAACATCCAAGTTAAGGTCCGAGATCACGAAAGAGACCAAAACGTCAACTCTATGAGCCTTAAGCCATTTGGGGAACTATACTGTGGACAGATGAGACAAATGTGGAGCAACGTTGTACCGATAGCCATGCACGGTGGtgatagtgtgatggtctgggcctGCTTTGCTTTAGCTGAGTTGATTAATCGCCGCAGCACCGTTAAACTACAGAGATGGAGTCCTGTGCTTGTAAAGACCGTTTATGGCAGACTGTAGAAGACATTACTCCTGTGGGCTTCTTATCTGTCACAAACACAACATCACGGTCAGTCAGCTGAGCTGGACTTTGGAAAAAAAGACTCCTAGTTTACAAAAGCAAAGGTTCAGATCAGGAGCCCACGTGATGTCTTCTCCCCGTCCTTATCAGCCCATCTGTACACAGTGATGTGGGTGGTACGTGCTGTCTGGGAATGTCCTCGGGGGTGGGGTGTAGGGACACACTGCAGTAAACAACTGCAACCATAACATCCCTTATGTTTGATTTGATTTTAGCCGATGACCTGAAAGGGTTAAATTCAGTCATTCAACAAGTTTTacgataaaaatatttaaaatattctCCTGTTTGCTGTTGTTTGACCTTTCCACCTGTTTTTAGGGCCTTTTTATTTTGGTAAGAGGCCCTGGAACCCcctcccccaaggcgcttcacaacacaatcactcacCCATTCACTCTTACacccacaccctggtggtgaggagctacgatgtagccacagctgccctggggcgctgacggaggcgaggctgccgagcactggcgccaccagtccctctgaccaccaccagcaggctaggtgggttaagcgtcttgcccaaggacacaacgacagctacaggctgagtggggcttgaacctgcaaccttccgattacggggcgagcgcttaactcctgtgccgccgtcgcccattcgtttattttaaataaatgaaaccTCAGCGTTGATATTTCATCATTAAGCTAATGTCTTCTGTCTGCTTTAAGGAACTCTGAGGGTCGGAACGGCAGCATCGGATCAGGAGAAGGTTTTAATTCTGATCCCCTTGATCAGAGTACGAACTCCTACGCCTACGAGCCTGGCTCCCCTCCACCTGCGGGCAGTCCTGAAGAATTCCTGCCTCCTCCACCCGTAGACGCACCGTAAGTACTGTTAGCATGATTGGCCCTGCTAGCGAATCACGAACACACATGTACGTGGTCGTATATGTTCAAGCGACTGTACGTCTAGACAATCGTACGTGTACGTCTAGGCCAGGGGTCACCGACCTGGTGCCCTCAGGCctgttctaaaaatagcacaaTTTACCGttcagaaaaatgtaaaaatattattttctgtggctgtttttaaaatcacattttatgTGATTATAAACGTGGACGGCTTACAGAATTGTGGGAACTGCAGAGGAACAAAGCTAATGGGTTCTACAGTGAAACTCTGGGAAGGAGTGGTAGAAGCTAGGCTAGACTTGAGAAGTGAGCATTTGTGAGCAGCAGAACAGTGGGATGCCAAGAGTGTTCTACAGATGCTACCTTAGCTTCAAAGATGCCAAAGGAGAAGTACAGAGAAGGTTATGATGGTGCTGAGATGCATGAGGAGGTCTGGAGTAACCAAAAAGTATTAGAGTGGTAAAGAACGTGTGTGAGAGCTGGAGTTCCAGAGGAGTTCAGGGTGGAGGTGAGATGGGATCAAGGATCTGCTCTGAGCCCCTTGTTTGCTTTGGTGATGGACAAGCTGAAGATGTTACACAGGAGTCTTCATGGACTTTGATGTTTGCAGACAGTGATATGCTGTGAGAGCATGGTGCAGGTAGAAGAAGAGCTAGAGAGGTGTAGATGTGCACTGGAGAAGAAAGGAACGAACGAAGACACCATCCATGTGTGTAAATGAGAGGGGACAGTTGAAGTGGAACAGTGATGTTACAGCGAGTAGAAGTAAAGAAGGTGGAGGACTTTATGGACTTGGGGTTTATGGTCCAAAGCAACAGAGAAGGTGGAAAGAGGCGAAGAGGCGGGTGAAGCAGGGTGGAGTCGGTGAATGTCAGATGTGTGTGGAAAAAGGGTTTCAGCAAAAAGGAAAGGAAATGTGTGGAAGACAGAAGTGAGAGAAGCCATGCCGGATGGTCCTTGAGGACAACATAACGGGAGGTTCCAAAGCTCAAGATGTTGAGGTTCTCTTTGGGAGTGAGGAGGATGGATAGGATCAGGAACGAGTCTATTAGAGGGACAGCTGTTAGATGTTTTGGAGATAAAGTCAGAGAGGAcagactgagatggtttggacatgtcaGGACAGGAGATCTATGAATGTGCTGAAAGAGGACATGAAGTTAGTTGGTAGAGGATGCAGAAGACCTGACTGaatggagacagatgattggctgtAGTGACTTCTGAAGGGACAAGCCCAAATAGACTTTTTTAACCTCAGTTGCACCGatatattgtaaaaaaaaaaaccttaaaatatatttattataCATGAAGTGTAGTTAAACTCAAATCTATTCTAGTTCAAAGGTCAGTATTGTGCACGTGACAAAACCTTGTCAACCCAGTAGCCCTTCATGTGACTCGGTAATCGTGAAGTGGCTCTCAGCCTCACAAAGGTGGCTGACCCCTGCTCTAGGCGGTCGTACATCTAGGTGGCTGTGTTTACAGTTATTTGTCTAGGCAGTTCTACAGCTGCACGGTTTTAGTCTAGGTGGTCATACGTCCACTCGGTGGTAACGTATAGGCGTTCGTACGCCTGTGCGGTCACATGGCTACGTAGTCGTACTGCGCTGCGACACGGCTACTCTGCGACACGGCCACTCTGGGACACGGCTATGCGGCGACTCGGCCACTCTGGGACACGCAGCCACTCTGAGACACGGCTATGCGGCGACACGGCCATTCTGGGACTCGGCCACTCTGGGACACGGCTACGCGGCGACACATCTCCAGAGGAACATCTGTAGTTGGAGAAGCTTCTTCTGTATTAACGCTTCTGTTCATCTTTACTTGCAGGTTTGGTGATGGAGCTCCGGCCCAGAGGTGGAGCGGCATGAGTCCCACCCACCCTCCTCCCGCTCCAccttctctctcctctcctgtaTCTAACTTCCGTCCAagcctctcccctccccctgcacctCCTCCCCCGCCGCCACCCTCTGGTTTTGAtgcacccccacctccacctggctttgatgctccccctcctcctcctcctccactcgcTCCTACCAACTCTTATCCGTCTCCCCCTGTTCCTCCTCCCCCACCCGATATGTCCTTTATCTCTTCTCCCCCGCCACCTGTCCTTTCAGGTGGTGGAggtccaccacctcctcctccacctcctccacccccagggcctcctcctcctccatctgtTGGAatctctgctcctcctcctcccccctcctCTGGTGGAGGCGTGGCTCCCAGCTCTGCTCCTAAACCTCAGCCAGCTGCTGCTGGCGATTCTCGTAGCGACCTGCTGCAGGCCATCAGAAGCGGTAAGACCTACCTAGAGGGAGGCAGTGCCCCTCACTGCTGACTGAGTGGAGATGATTAAACCTCCAGTAGACACAAACCAACTTATTAATTTTAGGGGTTTAAATTTAATGCGTTAATTATGATTAGAGAAGATAACGGAAGCTGAGCCTAGCGAGACAGACAAGCATTTATCTTGTATCTCTcatcagaacttcccctgaactctacgcTACACCTCTATATTCATTAGCAGGGCTCTCCTGCCACCTAGTGCTCAGTTCAGTACACTGCATTCACGATGTTCCATGTCTATTTACACTTCATCAGTAACACATAAcctaatatttacacatcccaacaaatcccacaGTGT
Coding sequences within:
- the wasf2 gene encoding actin-binding protein WASF2, whose amino-acid sequence is MPLVTRNIEPRHVCRQTLPSTIRSELECVTNISLANIIRQLGSLSKYAEDVFGELFVQAGAFATRVHTLGERVDRLQVKVTQLDPKEEEVSLQAITSRKAFHSSLTQDQELFTRPSLPVPIQDTYSTCNPPPPLNQLSAYREDGKEALKFYTDPSYFFDLWKEKMLQDTKDIIKRKHKVKKKDNVNQRAHGPKKIRTRKDEWERKKMGAEFVEAKSELNSEGRNGSIGSGEGFNSDPLDQSTNSYAYEPGSPPPAGSPEEFLPPPPVDAPFGDGAPAQRWSGMSPTHPPPAPPSLSSPVSNFRPSLSPPPAPPPPPPPSGFDAPPPPPGFDAPPPPPPPLAPTNSYPSPPVPPPPPDMSFISSPPPPVLSGGGGPPPPPPPPPPPGPPPPPSVGISAPPPPPSSGGGVAPSSAPKPQPAAAGDSRSDLLQAIRSGFNLRKVEAQREQEKRDTTGNDVAAILSRRIAVECSDSEDDSSEFGDDDWSD